In the Colletotrichum higginsianum IMI 349063 chromosome 7 map unlocalized unitig_7, whole genome shotgun sequence genome, one interval contains:
- a CDS encoding Capsular associated protein: MVKLLPPSFQPRRPSSFLRYAAFVVFVVALFYYFDPRYPRAASTQLPPLDKPEQTPQSPGPVVPPPVHAADGAEKPIPLPESTPVPPSKYTPEDPKYTDNDSDNASPSSSSKEHPIDTLIRDADDTFRNMLAKESKTLTAAAKAYRDRRGRHPPPGFDAWFQFAQDRRAVIVEDFFDQIYHDLQPFWGVEPSRIRKEAAEWEMVIQVRKGRATRISEWFWTVHWTNMLQTIEHLLPDMDIALNPMDEPRMVVPYEDMEQYLRDAALTHTMPEPKNVMNTFQALPSNKKELDRNVKVQSKHWDKVTKQFWLIARRGCPPDSPARLAKTQTTFDRPPAISNKYAKPHMRDGYVANYTLSTQLCHQPDLQGLNGIFIEPLSTSATPVLFPIFGGSKLAVNNEILLPAAMYWTEEERFTGGGQHGGPWAKKKDAVLWRGVATGGRNRETNWPGFQRHRFVAMNNATKIAAAEEDNEGGGAADTVINFSLPDKLYNIAAQAVGGLSDWVRSWANVGFTDLMCEPEGEAGLCNYTSPYYNLTEGVKLAKMYDAKYLPDIDGNSFSGRYLAFLGSTSLPIKATLWREWHDSRLVAWKHFVPMDNRFGDYYGIMDYFLGYGDERPGHDAEAERIAADGKAWAEKALRKEDMQIYTLRLLLEYARVTDERRERMGWVDDLLAAQTSS, translated from the exons ATGGtcaagctgctgccgccctcgTTCCAGCCCCGGCGGCCCTCGAGCTTCCTGCGCTacgccgccttcgtcgtcttcgtcgttgcCCTCTTCTACTACTTCGACCCGAGATACCCACGAGCAGCATCGACACAGCTCCCCCCCTTGGACAAGCCCGAGCAGACGCCCCAGAGCCCTggccccgtcgtcccgcCCCCCgtccacgccgccgacggcgccgagaagcccatccccctccccgagTCGACGCCGGTACCACCGTCCAAGTACACCCCGGAAGATCCAAAATACACCGACAACGACAGCGACAAtgcctccccctcctcatcgtctAAAGAGCACCCCATCGATACTCTCATCCGCGACGCGGACGACACATTCCGCAACATGCTGGCAAAGGAGTCCAAGACCctgaccgccgccgcaaagGCCTACCGCgaccgccgtggccgccaCCCGCCCCCCGGCTTCGACGCCTGGTTCCAGTTCGCCCAGGACCGccgcgccgtcatcgtcgaggactTCTTCGACCAGATCTACCACGACCTGCAGCCCTTCTGGGGCGTCGAGCCCTCGCGCATCCgcaaggaggccgccgagtGGGAGATGGTCATCCAGGTCCGCAAGGGCCGCGCCACCCGCATCAGCGAGTGGTTCTGGACCGTCCACTGGACCAACATGCTCCAGACCATCGAGCACCTGCTGCCGGACATGGACATCGCCCTGAACCCCATGGACGAGCCGCGCATGGTCGTGCCTTACGAGGACATGGAGCAGTACCTGCGCGATGCCGCCCTGACCCACACCATGCCCGAACCCAAAAACGTCATGAACACATTCCAGGCCCTGCCCAGCAACAAAAAGGAGCTTGACCGGAACGTCAAGGTTCAGAGCAAGCACTGGGACAAAGTAACGA AACAATTCTGGCTCATCGCCCGCCGCGGCTGCCCCCCGGACAGCCCCGCCCGCCTGGCCAAGACGCAAACCACGTTCGACCGCCCACcggccatctccaacaaGTACGCCAAGCCGCACATGCGCGACGGCTACGTCGCCAACTACACCCTCTCGACCCAGCTATGCCACCAGCCCGACCTACAGGGCCTCAACGGCATCTTCATCGAGCCCCTCAGCACCTCGGCCACCCCCGTGCTGTTCCCCATTTTCGGCGGCTCCAAGCTGGCCGTCAACAACGAGATTCTTCTGCCCGCCGCCATGTACTggaccgaggaggagcgctTCACTGGCGGCGGCCAACACGGCGGGCCCtgggccaagaagaaggacgcAGTGCTCTGGCGCGGCGTCGCCACGGGCGGCCGCAACCGCGAAACCAACTGGCCCGGCTTCCAGCGGCACCGCTTCGTCGCCATGAACAACGCCACcaagatcgccgccgccgaggaggacaacgagggcggcggggcgGCGGACACCGTCATCAACTTCTCGCTGCCAGACAAGCTGTACAACATCGCGgcgcaggccgtcggcgggctCAGCGATTGGGTGCGGTCGTGGGCCAACGTCGGCTTCACGGACCTCATGTGCGAGCcagagggcgaggccggtTTGTGCAACTACACAAGCCCTTACTACAACCTCACCGAAGGCGTCAAGCTTGCCAAGATGTACGACGCGAAATACCTGCCCGATATCGACGGCAACAGCTTCTCGGGCCGGTACCTCGCGTTCCTCGGCAGCACGAGCCTGCCGATCAAGGCAACGCTGTGGCGCGAGTGGCATGACAGCCGCCTCGTCGCGTGGAAACACTTCGTGCCGATGGACAACCGCTTCGGCGACTACTACGGCATCATGGACTATTTCCTGGGGTACGGCGATGAGAGGCCCGGGCACGATGCCGAGGCGGAGCGGATCGCCGCGGACGGCAAGGCGTGGGCGGAGAAGGCGCTGCGCAAGGAGGACATGCAGATCTACACactgcggctgctgctcgagTACGCGCGCGTGACGGATGAGAGGCGCGAGCGGATGGGCTGGGTGGACGATTTACTGGCGGCACAGACGTCGAGTTGA
- a CDS encoding Arginase, with translation MHTSMVKSKFLSDPEDLGVVAVGFSGGQCKQGVDAAPKALIESGLLTQLRDELGYRLHGDDEVHLYTDLVPADDPPFRNMKNPKAVSSVTQRIADQVYQQSRLGRLTLTLGGDHSIAIGTIAGSAKATRERLGREIAVIWVDAHADINTPETSDSGNIHGMPVAFVTGLAKEKRPEYFGWLQDEHMLSLKKLVYIGLRDVDPGEKRILRENGIKAFSMFDIDRYGIGRVMEMALAHIGSDTPIHLSFDVDALDPMWAPSTGTPVRGGLTLREGDYICECVHETGSLVALDLVEVNPSLAADQEGAASETVRAGCSLVRCALGESLL, from the exons ATGCACACCTCCATGGTCAAGTCCAAGTTCCTCAGCGACCCTgaggacctcggcgtcgtcgccgtcggcttctCCGGCGGACAG TGCAAGCAGGGCGTAGACGCTGCGCCCAAGGCCCTCATCGAGTCAGGCCTGCTGACCCAGCTgcgcgacgagctcggctACCGGCTgcacggcgacgacgaggtgcaCCTCTACACCGACCTCGTGCCAGCCGACGACCCGCCCTTCCGCAACATGAAGAACCCCAAggccgtctcgtccgtcACCCAGCGCATCGCCGACCAGGTCTACCAGCAGtcgcgcctcggccgcctgaCCCTgaccctcggcggcgaccacagcatcgccatcggcaccATCGCCGGCTCCGCAAAGGCCACGCgcgagcgcctcggccgcgagatcgccgtcatctgggtcgacgcccacgccgaCATCAACACCCCCGAGACGAGCGACAGCGGCAACATCCACGGCATGcccgtcgccttcgtcacGGGCCTCGCCAAGGAGAAGCGCCCCGAGTACTTTGGCTGGCTCCAGGACGAGCACATGCTGAGcctcaagaagctcgtcTACATTGGCCTGCGCGACGTCGACCCCGGCGAGAAGCGCATCCTGCGCGAAAACGGCATCAAGGCTTTTAGCATGTTTGACATTGACCG GTACGGCATCGGCCGCGTCATGGAGATGGCGCTCGCGCACATCGGCAGCGACACGCCGATCCACCTCTcgttcgacgtcgacgccctcgaccccatgtgggcgccgtcgacgggcaCGCCGGTGCGCGGCGGCCTGACGCTGCGCGAGGGCGACTACATCTGCGAGTGCGTGCACGAGACGGGCAGCCTCGTGGCGCTCGACCTTGTCGAGGTCAACCCGTCGCTGGCGGCCGACCAGGAGGGCGCCGCGTCCGAGACGGTACGCGCCGGCTGCTCGCTGGTGCGCTGCGCCCTGGGCGAGTCGCTGCTGTGA